GTTAACCCTAAATTCCGTGCTGgtttaatgcagtttaatatttatatctTATGATTTATGTGttcttcatttgcatatttgtataCATGCTAAGTTATTTGCGTTTACACTCTCCTTTGCTCTCCAACTTCCATCCTTAGGTTCACGTGGCCCCACAAAGTTGACCATGATAGATGTGTGTAGTGGTATGAGGGGTATGAGCAAGAATAAACCTCCATATTCTGAACTGGGCCCTATTGTCTTGTCTCTACTTAGTGGACATAAAACCATCCCCAACAAGTAAGAACCTAACCCATCCTTGGTGTTTATATGTTGTTATACATTGGTGCAGAGTGAACTGGGTTAATATTTTGACAGTTAGCTGACCTTGAATCTTACTGTTGGTCTTTCAACTTAGTTTCCAAAAATAGTAATATATCTGCCTGTTAACCGATTTTAACGTGGCTTAAAACAAAGTTTTACAATAACTACAATAACAATTGCACCAAATTGTTGGAAATTGATAGATGTGTCGGCTTGAAGATGAGATGTCTTATTCATCCCTTGATTAATGTGCACATTTGCACTGTCTCTGCATAGGGGCAGTAAGTTGACTATGCTCCTTCGAGAGGCCTTGGGTCATGTGAATTGCCATACCACAGTGATCGCTCAGGTGGATGACTCACTGGTACACCTTCAGGAGACCCTATCCACCATCCAGCTGGCTTCTCGCATGCGCAGGACGCAAAAGAGAACAAAGGTATCGTACATTTCCTGTAATGTCTTTTCTACTCATTCACCATCTCTTAATGGCGTAACATTGTAGGTGCCCTTTTTTGtaaaggaagagagagtgaTTATTTCCAATGCACCCCAGTGATTTATtcgtttaattttgttttgcataGTCGAGTTCTAGAACTAACTCCACAATTCATCTTTATCCAACAGCAGTCCACTTCATGTTCACCTTGCGGGAGGAGTCTGACTAAAGATAAGAGAGGGCCGCCGTCTTCGTCCCTGCGGGCGTTCCACTCCACCGATGAGGTAGACGTCGACATCCCTCGTTTCCGTTTGCGTGGTGATATGGATGAGCGATCCAGTAGCGACCAGTCCTGTGACACAGTTATCCAAATAGACTCTGATGGCTTGGTCCACTCCAAAGCAACCTCAAGACTGGCACAACCTGAATTTGTGTCCATCATACCCTCTTTGCATCCTAACAAAGCTGACATGGATGATCCAGAGTTTACCGCTCTGCTTCAAGAGCTTCTGAGAATTCCTCAGCTGCAGGGAGAGAAGAACAATGAGGAAACTGTTCAAGGGACAATTGATGTGTTGAAAGCAGACATCAAGCAGCCAGGGAGGGACTGTCTTAAATGTGACACATTTGCTGAACTTCAAGAGCGCTTGGGCTGTATCGATGGAAGTGAGGCAATAATGGATGTGCTCAAGTCTTCCTCAAAAGGCCCCTCTGTGAACAACGTCACAGCCATATCACAACCCCAGAAACACACagggaaacaaacagacacCGAATCCTCAGAGGCACCGCAGAAATTGTTGTTGAATCAGAGGTTGGGCTGCAGTCAGGCCCCTATCGGAGAAAAGCAAACAGATGGTGCCTTCCCTGGGGACAGTTTTCAGAGAGAGGATTCAGGCCTGTATGACTGTGAGGAGTGCAGTGCAACCAGTTCCAGTGAAGAACTGCTAAATCAAACTCTCAGTCTTAACATGACCTGTCGCTCTGAGCTGCCCAAAAACGGAACTCTTAAATCAGATGATAAGCTCTCTTCTCAGAACTTTAATGTGGATGCTCATGGCATGGCTATCACCAGTTCTGCACTTCTGCCAAAAGGTACACAGGAGAGTCCCGAAGCTGCTGATTGgttcaaaccaaacaaaaggACCTCACCAGTTGGAAAGAGCTCCCCCATATCTCCTtcgtcctcctgctcctcacaCTCCTTGGCGTCCAGTGTTATACTCAGAGATGTCTTACCTAATCGCCCCACAGAGGACGTTAAGGAAATGAAGGCCACTATCACAGTAACCCTTCAACAGCCACTAGACCTTAAAGGTCAAGATGAACTTGTCTTCTCTATGGTGGAGGAGGTGACCATTAGTGGAGCATTGGACAgcgggaggacaggaggaaacaTTATTTGTATCAGAGACACTGCCCAATCACAGGCATATGTTCAAGGCTCTGCCAGCTCTCAACCAATCAGGATAATCAGCAATGTTAGCGAAGAAACTGTAGCCGCAGGTTCCTGTAATACAAATGAAAGCTCTGCATCTCAAACTGTAGCTACAGTCACTAGCACTGACAAGCCCCAGTATCAATTCAGAAGGGAAAAGAGGTTCTTACCTTCATTTATAAATCATATGCTTATTGATACAGATGTGGATTGTGAATTTGAtggtgtgaaagaaaaagaaagtcctTGTGACAGTTTTACAGAAGTAAAATCGCAGTCTGAACTCAGAGGCAATAGTGTCTCATGTCCAGAAGATAGGCAGGCTCTTCAGAAGAGAAGTGGTGCTTTTGCTTATGAGACACATGCCAAAAAGTCTGACAAGGTATATGACGTATCGTATAGCCATAGTTCTTGTGACCAGATGGTCTTGGAAGATTCAGCTTTCTGCAATGaaactgcagaaaacaaaatgcgtggcaagagacagagacaatCAGACAAGAGCCACCCTAGAGACAGGGAGCATGTTTATTCCACCAACACTCCAAAGGGCTCAGAGGGGGGCGAAATCAGTTCCAGACGTGTTGGGAATGCCCCCAAGAGAATTGGTGTTTCACCTGGTTGCCAGGAAACTGCCACTGCTTCCTTTAACACAGGTAGTTTGCCTAGAGGCTGGCACAATGCCAACCACCAGGACAGCTACCATTGCGGCCACATGGCAGACAACCACAGAGACCCAAGGGAGGTGACATCATCCACCCCGTGTAGCCCAGGAGTAACTCTGGAGAGGAGGCATGGCAGACAGCACTCCCCAGCGAACCACAGCCTCCGTGTCTCCTCTTCTCGGAAATATGGAGCAGAGTACAAACAGCGTGCTAGTAGTGGTCCCAGAAAGGGAGTTGAATCTTTGATTGAGAACTCAAACCTAAGAATGAAACATGATCATATGAGCAGGAGGCCGAAGTCACCCATTGAGGACAGCAGCCGGCTTTTCAGTGCCAAACTGGAACAGCTGGCTACCAGGACTAACTCCCTTGGGAGAACCCCAAGAGACTTCCCAACTTTGGATAGAGGCAGTAGTAACACCTCCATGAGCTCTAAGGGGAGCTCCAAGGAAAGTACTGAAGGAGCTTGTATGGTAGGTTATAAAGGAAGTAATGAGGGAGATTGTACTTTACCAAGGGCTAGCAGGAGTCCCAAGAAGAATCCTCGGACTGACCGCAGTcatcacttctttttttctgaaaagcCTTTAACTCAATCTGCTAGGCATATCCATTCCAAGCTCTCTGCTGTGGGGAAACTTAAGATTGCCAGTCCCAAAGTCCGTCGACTGTCTGTCCCCAGCATCAAGAACCTCAGTCTCCCCCACAGAGGCCTGCAGCAGTCCATCAACCGCAGCGCCAGTCTTTCTCCAGACTCTAAAACTGTTAGCTTTGAGCGGAcatcctcctttctctcctcttcccctccgAGGTCTTTTCCCTCCATCAGTCGCACTCCGAGCCAGAGCTCCACATGCTCATCCACAAAATCTGCAATCCAGGGGTATACCAATGGCCGGATCTCAGACCTCCTTAAGGAAAGGGCCTCCAGCCCCACTTCAGGAGGACTGGACCAAATGACCACACTTCTCTCGCCATACAGCCGGGTGACTGCTCCCCGAGTGCCTGATCACCTGAGTGGGCATGCGAGTGACACCACCAGTGTGTTGAGCGGAGATTTGCCACCAGCTATGGGGAAGACGTCCCTGAACTTCTCGAACAGGAACAGTCGGGTGAGCAGTGGGTATGACAGCATGGTGAGGGACAGTGAAGCCACAGGCAGCACCATCTCAAACAGAGATTCTGTCAGCAACAGGAGCAGCTCTCTTCTCAGTGTGGCTCGAAGCAGCCGATCATCTCGGAGGAGAGGCAACACAGGTAAAACTTGTGTAACTGGCCTTTTATGAACTGATCTGGATGACTTCCTCTTCTGGAAAGATCAGAACCTCATCCAAGTGTCGAGTCTTATTATATGTTGTTGGTGTTACATGTTAGATTAGAAAGTGTAGCCGCAAAGAAGTCTCAAACTAGAACGCATGTTGAGCCTCTTAACCGACCATGACCATTTTAGACTaatgcaaatattttacttttcttaatgCAACCACTCGTTTCTATTAATTTCATGACAAAATGATTATCAAATggtacatatttaaatgtatgtcatgttttctttgactATTGTCAGTTTGTATGTTTGCTTTGAATTTGCATTCACACTAATCCAATTAAATGTGATACTAAAATTGTCAGATTAAAATGCGGAATCATATGTCATTTTAATATGTCTAATGGTATTTCTCATTCAGTACTTTTATGCATAAATCCGTCACTAGACATCAACTACAATATAACAATTCCAAACCATTTACCCCACAAGTTTTATGAACGATACTGTAGTTCCACCATaatattgtttggtttgtaatcTGACCACCTAACATATTAATGTGACCTAAATTGGAGCTGACACACATCTGTAGAATGCAGTCATTGAAAGCTTATTGTGCAGGAGGTcacatcattaatatatgaaCCCAGTGTCGGCTCTTACTAATGGCAGCACAAGTGCAGAAAATGAAGAGGGTCTGGCTGGAACAGTGAATTATAAATATGTGTCTGCGCATACTAACAATACTCGCTAATGGAATTATACATTCAGAAACGTTAGGTCGACACAGTGAAAACTGCTCATGGAGGATTAAAAACCAGAGACAAATCTTTTTCTTGatgaatttattcatttaaagtccCTAAAATGTTCTACTAATAATTGTAAGATTTAATTCTGTCTGTACTTAATTTCTCCTTAAGTGTGCCCTTACGTATTTAACTCATCTGCATTCTGACAAAAGCTGTTCCCATATCATTAGAGTTAAAACTTAttcttaaagttactacaaggaacttatAACTGGTCATGAAACAGTCTTGATTTAAAattgatgcctctatatgaccaaCATAAACAAAAGAGACCATCTGCAAGACGATTGGCTAtttagttattcttaatgcatGACATCGGGTCTGATTCTCCACCAAATCAGACAAATGGATTTACAGCACGCAGGTTCACTAGAAACTCCTTCGGCTCAGACTCCAGCTGGGCCTCCGGCATcaaccagtccaccgtggacagacccagatccggcttcttTGCAGCCTACGACCTGCAGATGGAGCGGTGAGAGTTGGAGAGCTCTGCGCCTGGCAGCAAcggctcctcctccaggagcagagctttgccCCGCTGCTCCATCGTTCCAGGCTAGGAGCCAAcgccacgctgctggagaccctgGTCatattgctgggcccgctgaaggaaagggaggcacgggagatcTGGAGCCAGCAccgaccctgctgcagtaaaatgagataTTTTCTAACGGGACTCGGTCGCACTTtctttgtccacagggaccacaaaaatcaactcaaaatgaaagttcctcgtagtagctttaaatGTCTTAGGTTACCAGTTACACAAAGCACAAACTATCTTTTCCTGTACTGGAAAACGGAGTAAATCCAGACAGAGTTACAGATATTGTGTCTCCTGTCTTGACTTTATGAATAATATGGTTGCCCCGGAAAGCTGTGTTTGCCCTCAGGCAAACTATATTCTCTGTTCCCCATTAGAGCACATGGCCTGGGCATTGAAGGGACACTTAGGGACACCAGCCTTCATTTATCATACACATCTCCCCTTATTGTGAGGTGTGTTCAATTTATAATAGTATTAATATTTAGATTAATGCCATGTACTGTACATCTACTGCTTTACCATTTAATCCTGGGACAGGTTTTTAAGTTCAGTGTCAGCAAACAGTGCCTTCTTTCTGTACAAGCAATGGCACAGACTCATGACAAATatcaacaaaatcaaaagttaAGTAAAATCCAATCCTACCTTATATACAGTTTGATTGggtatttttataataaagaatatcTCAACAGTTTCACTGGGTATATGCAGCAGGAAGTTTCAGAAatgagggagaagagaaagagaacaagtCGAATCAAGATACAGCGTCTCACTGCACTCTCTGCCTCACCCTGCTGTAGGTACTCACCAGCGCCGcctttcccatgatgcaccCCTGTCCCTGAGACGCTCGGCTAGTGGTCTGCGGCCTGGCTGGGCGGATCGGGGAATCCCAGAGGCCTACGAGATCAAGGTGTATGAGATCGACAATGTGCAGAGGATGCAGAAAAGAGCAGGTGCTGGCAAACaggtgctgtgtttgttttgattttaggAGGTTAAAGGGCATTATGTAAATGATGACCTTTATCAAcctctttttgcaaccaatggATATCCAACATTGGTTGAACATATCTCCACCCGACTTTTTTTAAGTTCCCTAAAGCCCCCTTTCTTCTTATGGCATCAGGTTTAAAAATAAAGCCCTCGGCAGTTTGTCTTCTGACAGCTGGTTCTGAGGCAAGTTAACCAAACCAGCTTATGAATTTAATAGTTAGGCACCTGCAGTATGtagcttgagaaaaaaaagttgaaaatgtcaatcaacatttcatattttctgctTATTTCCATTTTAGGTTTGTAGCTACAGGTTGAGAACATAAATTAGGCTACCAATAAAAACGCAAACAGAGTCATTGAGTTTTAGTTATTCTATATTAGTGgtttccaaactttttttgGTAAACCATTGTGACCAAATTCACAATATGCTTTATCCATAAATTGCTTAAAGAGCAAATTTGTGTGGAAAAAATGTATGTTCCTGAACATTTTACTGACATTCCCACACCAACTTATTATCTTGACTGAGTAAAGCAGTTAttctatatatacatacattcgATAATTCACAACCTTGTTTCATGCATGTGTTGAATGAAACATACAcatattaaatactttataaatgacatcaaataaatacatttaggcAATGTTATAAGTAGGATACTTATCAAAAGATACAAACATTCAGTGTTCCTCATGTGGCCAAAGGTGTCCTGCagataaacatgttaaatagaATTCTATGGAAGAAATAATTATCAGTTAATTTGGCAATCCTAATAAGATCTCCTGCAACCCACCTGTGGGTCCCGAGCCAGTCTTTGggaatgatttaattatatatttagtaACCTCTAGACATGTTATTGTTGACCAAAATTTGAACGCCAAAAAATATAACCTTAAAGAACAATTTGAAGTGTAGCAGGTTCTGTGTATTCCACAGCCTGTAAGTAAACAAGGTGCTGCTTTGCTTAAAAAATCCTATATGGGCAGCTAGCAGGTCCCTTTGGAGTTGAAATGTGCTTGAAAACCAAATGTGATGATGCAATGTTCCCATGACGAGAGAGGTCTGCCCTCCTGAGAGTATACTCCCCGCCTCCACCCGGCTCAGGGACGGCAACTTATATACAATTTTAATGACCACATGGGGAGAAATTGGGTCAATGCTGCAGCAAAGAACAAAGAAGGACACTGGAtgtcaaatattatttttttattccaaaagaAATAGCActtattccttttcttttttctttttcatggggcatcttgttgtttttaaacaagTTGTAAATATATAAGTAATGGTGGTGCAGTCCTGCAGCACTCCATGTCTCATATTTAGGGGGTTCCTTTTGTCCCATTAAAATGTGCATGTACTGACCTTTGGAACTGCCTCTTATCTGTAATAAGGTTAGTATAATCAGAGAGTAATTAGGTTCAGGAGTCTACAGACCTGTCTTGTCTCAAACCCCAGGGGGTCCTCCCTGCACGAACATggtgtttatgagtgtgtggagagagagtgGGGGTGCTGTTGTTCATTCAACCGGTAAAgcacagtctgtgtgtgtgtgtgtgtgtgtgtgtgtgtgtgtgtgtgtgtgtgtgtgtgtgtgtgtgtgtgtgtgtgtgtgtgtgtgtgtgtgtgtgtgtgtgtgtgtgtttgaattacTCATAAATCTGTTTAGACATTGAGGGGACTCACCTTCCTTTTGGAGACAAAATGTATGTCCCAAAAttgtaaattattatatttgagGGTCAGGGCTTGGTTTAGGATTAAGGTTAGttttaggttaaggttaggatTAGGTTATTGCTAggttaaaattaaatttaagtttaaatttaagtttaaatttaggttagggtaagggttaggatAAGGCAAGTTGCGGTTATTGAGGTCACTGTAAGTCTCCAAGAAATTAATGTAAATCAATGGAATTTCCTCttaagtgagtgtgtgtctgtgtgtgtgtgtgtgtgtgtgtgtgtgtgtgtgtgtgtgtgtgtaggattcAACCAATCAGTGTTAAAGTCATTCCAccaccttatttatttatttatcttattatttaGAATACAAGCTTTTCGTTAATGATTATTTGCTGTATGAACATTAATAAAAGTGTTGAaatgcgtatgtgtgtgtgtgtgtgtgtgtgtgtgtgtgtgtgtgtgtgtttgtgtgtgtgtctgtgtgcattctCAGGGGCCTGCATGCTTCAGTGCCAAGCTGAAGTTTTTGGAGCACCGTCAGCAGAGGATCTCAGAGGTCCGAGCCAGATACAACAACCTGAGGAGAGAGCTAGAGCGAGCCAAGCACAACCTCATGCTGGAGCCCGACAAGTGGAACCAAGAGTGTTAGTCTAAATATTCTTCATTTGAGGACAtaagcatgtaaaaaaaaatatttgtgttatttgaaaatcacaataaacacaaaaatagctTAGCTCAGGAAGAGAATGTAAGAAATCTCTACCAATCAATTATGGCTGCAACCAGTGATTATTACAGATGATTTATTGATCAATTTATTACTTTCTTACAGTAACACACAAtagagaagctggaaccagataatataaatttacattttgctttcaaaattatttaaattatttatgcaAAGTCAAAACAgttgcagatttttttgtagATATAAACAGTTCATTCTAATGGAAGGAAAACACAACAGCTCTTATTTttggtgattatacactaaagaaaacatagttattaatattatattccatttctgccaatagttCCCACTAAATGCTAAGCATCGTTTAAGCTCTACTTTCAGTGAGTGAGCAAATAATGAGCTTGTAATATGACAACATTTCAACAGGGGGCAGGATCCTGCTATTACTGCGACAATAGCCACAATCCTCATTACCATCATAACTATGATCCTTACcactcattttaatttcaacaCATTATATATGTTGTTGTACTCAAAGTGTGTGGAGCTGTTATGCAAATTCCCCTTTAACCTCACAGTAAATATTGTCTACATACAATAAACCCAAACATTGATCAAAAAGGCTGCTCTAATACAGACAAAAATTTGtgtgagaataaaataaaccaaaaggTGAAATAGTCTGTGAATTACTACTATTGGTGCCACTGTTAATAATAATCAGAGATTTAATGAATTAAGTCGCGATATTATAAGTCGCGATATTATAACTATAATGAGACCTGTAGCTCTGTGTTGCTGTCTCTCTCTAGGAGACACCTTTGCAGTCCTAAACATGGTTCTGAAAGATATTCCACCATAACAGCAGAGCCATAACATATAATGCACAGCAGACTAAAGGTTACTGTAGActtctttaattattatttgttatttaaatacgattactttttttcttatgaaatTTCCGACTTTATTCTCAACAAATTACAACTTTTTAACAAACTATTACAACTTTATTGTAGACTGGATATGTGGATTTTGTTTTGAACTTATGAGCTATTAATGAGCTATAAAGTCCAGGGGTTTATGTATGAATTTATAATGTGTATGTGTCATTGAGGTGAAGAGGTGCCATGTGCACATTAAAGAGGTTGAAGAGTAAATTATGCCCACATGTGTGTTGACTcaggagaataaatatttgacttattatatatttgtttatattttgaacTCTCATCTGAATTCAGAgttttcctttacataaatgaaaacTTTTCCACCATAGATTGGTgcgtaaaaaaaactaaacgcAAGAAATGAAGTGTAATAACTGTTAGACCTCACTGTCCTCCTCCAGTCGACCTGTGGCAGACCTTCGAGGTGGACTCCCTGGAGCATCTGGAGGCCCTCACAGTGGTGACGGCCCAGCTGGAGGACAGGCTCAACCTCTGCAAGGCCGGCGTCATGATGGTCACCTGTTTTGACGCCAGCACCAGGATGCggcaaaagaagaagaagcggcGGCGAAAAGGCGCCAGAGCAGAGAGCCTGGAAGGGAGGCTGAGATGATTCATGGAGATGACTGGTgatcttttttctctcagacTCAGAATGTTTGGGATAATAAATTCAAACTgtgacacactcacacttgacgTTCTCATTAACCACGTTACCTCTGGTCCCTCTGAGTTTACCAGGTGCTACACATCGTCTTTCCTGTGGTCACGGGGAGGTTAACGGTCTGAGCTTCATTCCTACAGCTGCCAGTAGTTCTTTAGACACCTACAAAGGGCTCAAACATGTTAAATGCGATTAGCAACAGTTCTATCTGACACATTTTGGAATCTCAAAGAAACACCCTGACCTTAAAATATACTCTTTCTGTTATCTGTCATTAAACGCACGGCAGGCGTGTTTGGTCCTTTAACTacccttatttttttatttattttttaaagcattgtacagtattttaaaagtaaCCAGCTCAGCTCAGTGCAGCATTTAATGCTAACAATACATTGTTAGTGTAACTACAGGGCAAATATTGTAAAATTTCCTCTTCTGGCAAAGAATCCACTGAGTAATCATATCATAAAACAATCTGACTCTGCAATATCGGATCTCTGGAAAGGCCTCCAGGCTTCTTTTGGGTTAAATGTTTGATAATACACTTGATGTTGAATAGAATTACTATAGGTACTTAACATTGTGCAGAGTTACTCACTGAGAGTTTTTGTCTGGTTTAACTCCTTTGAAGCAAATGGTGGAAAATTTTGTGCAAAGCATCTTTTTAACAAGCATCTTTAGCTCACAGACAAATATGGGAGCACCTTGCATTACTTATTAAACATATGAtcacatacatttatttgcatttttgtagGTATTAAGCACTCTCAGACTAATGGACTGATTAGTCTGCCTTAAAGTTGCTCCTTCTTCATCATCGATTGAGAGACTATGCTGGAATATGCAATTTAGTGTGTAGCTGAATAGCACTatgaaaattaatttgtttttgtcaaaccTTTTGaaactaatgtaaaaaaaagttgctaGGTTGAGGCATTTTTTCAGGAAACAAAGCATCTTCTTTCTCTTAGAGGTGACTGAAGGACCAGCTTTAAGTTCCTAGAAGTGACCGTGGGCCGAAACACCACCGTGCATGTTTTAGTGTCTTCAGTGGTTGAGCGGCGAGTGATCAATAAACTGAAATACATTACTAAATGATTGACGgctgaatgaaaaaatgtaatggagGAGTAACTACATTAGAGGAATTACGTCAGTGTGTCTGAAGAGCCCCGTGAGGTCACTGAGCCAATGAGAGAGGATGGACTGTGCATATAATCAATGGACTATGCTGGGCTTCCTACCTAGATCGATGAATTTAaatgtacagacacacacacacacacacacacacacacacacacacacacacacacacactggacatcTGTTTGTGAAACCTAGCATGTTGTACCTCACTGTTAACAAAGGACTCTACGTTTTGATTCTGTGTATGTAGACACACTGCATCCTTTGATTTGCAAGAATTAAAATCATTAAGCAGTTCGTACTTccatcacatttgttttatttttgcttcatttgtttgtctgtgtacgTGTGTGGGTGTTAAtgtgcaaagagagagaggaatagtaaaaaatgtccttttatgtCGTGATGCAATACGGCATCAACAACAGGCTGATGTGTCATGGCGTCTGCAGTGAGTGAAAATGCAATGAAAGTGGGCAGAGTTGAGCCCTTAAGCGGCCCAATTATAAAGCCAGactcattacacacacacacacacacacacacacacacacacacacacacacacacacacacacaca
This window of the Anoplopoma fimbria isolate UVic2021 breed Golden Eagle Sablefish chromosome 18, Afim_UVic_2022, whole genome shotgun sequence genome carries:
- the kif26bb gene encoding kinesin-like protein KIF26B, with the translated sequence MSENLDFGMSERKVACCEKCSATLVSLKKQALSLAVHHHFSGKDSGDLSVFLLDNLRVHSRSTNESRDREREQGECGACGVNLNQLKQEAVHLALSRGQPLAKPPFEPSFSGGTLPRQSETKHGERAPREAATAVHQPNSLTHSPHSPRSPRTPQRTPQRTPQTLRRRGPKLPNTDMDRWVEQQQQLVASKSASSSDGVTMYPYHKAADDASLGRCDAGTVQASSKIPHISRVVTIANTAAMSLLARAAEKLNLTSRKKGQASDHAQAHFSTCFRELIQKNPMPVPSCLLQAATRTRDSPSVAKVKVSLRVSPTLSEGRGQPPVLHIDQSKGRVTIMELVGKSKPQATMTLGRDGKNQLKTFNFDAAYPQESSQAEVCAGVLADVIRCVLSGSDGCVLGLGCADVGSWSSMVGSGESIQKLGLVPCAISWLYSAIERRREKTWTDLTVSVSALELCCGEEDTLRDLLGEVVPSLGSVQDSPKAHIKIQEDPIYGIQLRNHNRVKAPTAERAASLLDAAMAARRHNDFITYLSHSSIMFFTLHVHPPRTESSTIGKGSRGPTKLTMIDVCSGMRGMSKNKPPYSELGPIVLSLLSGHKTIPNKGSKLTMLLREALGHVNCHTTVIAQVDDSLVHLQETLSTIQLASRMRRTQKRTKQSTSCSPCGRSLTKDKRGPPSSSLRAFHSTDEVDVDIPRFRLRGDMDERSSSDQSCDTVIQIDSDGLVHSKATSRLAQPEFVSIIPSLHPNKADMDDPEFTALLQELLRIPQLQGEKNNEETVQGTIDVLKADIKQPGRDCLKCDTFAELQERLGCIDGSEAIMDVLKSSSKGPSVNNVTAISQPQKHTGKQTDTESSEAPQAPIGEKQTDGAFPGDSFQREDSGLYDCEECSATSSSEELLNQTLSLNMTCRSELPKNGTLKSDDKLSSQNFNVDAHGMAITSSALLPKGTQESPEAADWFKPNKRTSPVGKSSPISPSSSCSSHSLASSVILRDVLPNRPTEDVKEMKATITVTLQQPLDLKGQDELVFSMVEEVTISGALDSGRTGGNIICIRDTAQSQAYVQGSASSQPIRIISNVSEETVAAGSCNTNESSASQTVATVTSTDKPQYQFRREKRFLPSFINHMLIDTDVDCEFDGVKEKESPCDSFTEVKSQSELRGNSVSCPEDRQALQKRSGAFAYETHAKKSDKVYDVSYSHSSCDQMVLEDSAFCNETAENKMRGKRQRQSDKSHPRDREHVYSTNTPKGSEGGEISSRRVGNAPKRIGVSPGCQETATASFNTGSLPRGWHNANHQDSYHCGHMADNHRDPREVTSSTPCSPGVTLERRHGRQHSPANHSLRVSSSRKYGAEYKQRASSGPRKGVESLIENSNLRMKHDHMSRRPKSPIEDSSRLFSAKLEQLATRTNSLGRTPRDFPTLDRGSSNTSMSSKGSSKESTEGACMVGYKGSNEGDCTLPRASRSPKKNPRTDRSHHFFFSEKPLTQSARHIHSKLSAVGKLKIASPKVRRLSVPSIKNLSLPHRGLQQSINRSASLSPDSKTVSFERTSSFLSSSPPRSFPSISRTPSQSSTCSSTKSAIQGYTNGRISDLLKERASSPTSGGLDQMTTLLSPYSRVTAPRVPDHLSGHASDTTSVLSGDLPPAMGKTSLNFSNRNSRVSSGYDSMVRDSEATGSTISNRDSVSNRSSSLLSVARSSRSSRRRGNTGTHQRRLSHDAPLSLRRSASGLRPGWADRGIPEAYEIKVYEIDNVQRMQKRAGACMLQCQAEVFGAPSAEDLRGPSQIQQPEERARASQAQPHAGARQVEPRVRPVADLRGGLPGASGGPHSGDGPAGGQAQPLQGRRHDGHLF